In a genomic window of Mycoplasma iguanae:
- a CDS encoding energy-coupling factor transporter transmembrane component T family protein — MNIVIGKYIPMDTFLHKMDPRLKILINLAYIILFFIVSHFITLMFLFAIAVVGFIIASKKPWNLIKMIKMPFIVFIVILLINTFVIKEPEIRRSVESIPYLNPEVRDFFTTIWKTWNINQTQSWNISYAIVLKSFLIAFRIYSMILVTTILTLSTKPVLFTKAIEDLLFPFKLIKIPVNIIAMIISIALRFIPTLLDEANRIMKAQASRGVDFKNGKVSEKVKSMVTLTVPLFVIAFGRANDLANAMEVRGYDPYAKRTKYRSLKWKWSDLLVALTAIGIIIFIALFETNVAGMMEHLPAWFQYTNIKI, encoded by the coding sequence ATGAATATAGTAATCGGTAAATATATCCCTATGGATACATTTTTACACAAAATGGATCCAAGGTTAAAGATTTTAATCAATTTAGCTTACATCATTTTGTTTTTTATTGTAAGCCATTTTATTACTTTAATGTTTTTATTTGCTATTGCTGTAGTTGGGTTTATTATAGCTTCAAAAAAACCTTGAAATTTAATAAAAATGATTAAAATGCCTTTTATTGTTTTTATAGTAATTTTACTTATAAATACTTTCGTTATTAAAGAACCAGAAATTCGTAGATCAGTAGAATCTATACCTTATTTAAATCCTGAAGTGCGAGATTTTTTTACAACCATTTGAAAAACATGAAATATTAATCAAACACAAAGTTGAAATATTAGTTATGCAATTGTTCTAAAATCTTTTTTAATTGCTTTTAGAATTTATTCAATGATTTTGGTAACAACAATCCTAACCTTATCAACTAAGCCTGTTTTATTCACTAAAGCAATTGAAGATTTACTTTTTCCTTTTAAATTAATCAAAATTCCTGTAAATATCATTGCTATGATTATTTCAATTGCTTTAAGATTTATTCCTACCTTATTAGATGAAGCAAACAGAATTATGAAAGCTCAAGCCTCAAGAGGGGTAGATTTTAAAAACGGTAAAGTTTCAGAAAAAGTTAAATCAATGGTGACTTTAACTGTTCCTTTATTTGTTATCGCCTTTGGTCGTGCTAATGATTTGGCTAACGCTATGGAAGTAAGAGGGTATGATCCTTATGCAAAAAGAACCAAATATCGATCATTAAAATGAAAATGATCAGATCTTTTAGTAGCTTTAACTGCAATTGGAATTATTATATTTATCGCACTATTTGAAACAAATGTTGCGGGTATGATGGAACATTTACCTGCATGATTCCAGTATACTAATATTAAAATTTAG
- a CDS encoding energy-coupling factor transporter ATPase, whose amino-acid sequence MIKVKNLTFKYSGESDYKALDNLNIHFKPSSYIAILGHNGSGKSTLSKLLVGILTPTEGEIEIDGIIMNQKNMIEIRKRIGIIFQNPDNQFVGSTVEDDIAFGLENKNMSQAEMHEKVQQLAKKVGMLEHLDREPYNLSGGQKQRIAIASTLALDPKIIIFDEVTSMLDPQGKADVISIIKEIQQKRDKTLISITHDMDEAILADQVLVLANGKLVAFGSPKDILKDKKIIDIAKIDSPFIYKLSEQINGIDPTYNEDELVAQICK is encoded by the coding sequence ATGATCAAAGTTAAAAATCTTACATTTAAATATTCCGGCGAATCTGATTATAAAGCATTAGATAATTTAAATATTCATTTTAAGCCTTCTTCATACATTGCAATTTTGGGACATAATGGTTCAGGTAAAAGTACATTATCAAAACTACTTGTAGGCATTTTAACGCCTACCGAAGGTGAGATTGAAATTGACGGAATTATTATGAATCAAAAGAATATGATTGAAATTCGGAAAAGAATTGGAATTATTTTTCAAAATCCTGATAATCAATTCGTAGGATCAACAGTTGAAGATGACATTGCTTTTGGTCTAGAAAATAAAAATATGAGTCAAGCAGAAATGCATGAAAAAGTTCAACAACTTGCAAAAAAAGTTGGAATGCTCGAACACTTAGATCGTGAACCTTATAACCTTTCTGGTGGTCAAAAACAGCGAATTGCAATCGCGTCTACTTTAGCTTTAGATCCTAAAATTATAATTTTCGATGAAGTAACTTCGATGTTAGATCCTCAAGGTAAAGCTGATGTTATTTCTATTATTAAAGAAATACAACAAAAAAGAGATAAAACATTAATTTCTATTACTCATGATATGGATGAAGCCATTCTAGCTGATCAAGTACTTGTTTTAGCAAATGGGAAATTAGTAGCTTTTGGTTCACCAAAAGATATTTTAAAAGATAAAAAAATTATCGACATTGCAAAAATTGATTCGCCTTTTATTTATAAACTTTCTGAACAAATTAACGGAATTGATCCCACTTATAATGAAGATGAACTGGTGGCACAAATATGCAAATAA
- the ligA gene encoding NAD-dependent DNA ligase LigA, translating into MKKVESLNKIKELRKKIQQWNHEYFDLQKPSVSDQVYDANLYLLEKLEKELNILNLNDEELANSPSQNIGANIDNRFSKHIHKVPMLSLNKAYSLQDLEKFSERIAKQFNNFNFYCEPKIDGLSISLHYKKGKLVLALTRGNGVEGEDVTHNVLQIKDIPQKIKYQEELEVRGEIYLSKKEFEKINAKLLKECKQTYANARNLASGTMRQLNSEIVYERNLNAFIYYVVEPLKHNLLTYSDAIFFLKNNNFPVNNEGKQFQTIHECYQFIKNIETQKNTWNYDVDGIVVKLEQFNYYDELGFTSKFPHSAIAFKYDDEIAQTKLLNIFPTVGRTGIITYNAKLEPVFINGTIVSAATLHNYTYIEKLKISINDIVKIKKAGEIIPKVVASLASRDQTTYQRIDFCPSCNSQLILSETHIDQFCTNSECPEVNIKKIIHFISKSGLNIEGIGEKQVRLFFKHNFLQNPIDIFNLEKYKKDILKLEGFQKKSVNNILEAIQKAKTTKLSSLLSALGIKYIGARTAKFLANKIPKLADYLTFDFNNLINEKDIGPKTITGLKDFFTNEVNKKIWLKIQEIDWNFEEYIKNNSQKLTGITFVITGTLQQTRKTIQEFLESHGAKISSTISKNTNYLIYGLNPGSKLAKANELSIKTLSEIEYMEFIDKLLK; encoded by the coding sequence ATGAAAAAAGTTGAATCACTTAACAAAATAAAAGAATTAAGAAAAAAGATTCAGCAGTGAAATCATGAATATTTTGATTTACAAAAACCTTCTGTGTCTGATCAAGTTTATGATGCTAATTTATATTTACTAGAAAAGCTAGAAAAAGAATTGAATATATTAAATTTAAATGATGAAGAACTAGCGAATTCACCTTCACAAAATATTGGTGCAAACATTGATAATCGTTTTTCAAAACATATTCATAAAGTACCAATGCTTTCCTTAAATAAAGCTTATTCTTTGCAAGATTTAGAAAAATTCTCAGAAAGAATTGCTAAGCAATTTAATAATTTTAATTTTTATTGTGAACCTAAAATTGATGGTTTATCAATTTCACTACATTATAAAAAAGGAAAGCTCGTTTTAGCTTTAACACGAGGTAATGGAGTTGAAGGTGAAGATGTAACGCATAATGTTTTACAAATTAAGGATATTCCTCAAAAAATTAAGTATCAAGAAGAACTAGAAGTTCGCGGTGAAATTTACTTATCAAAAAAGGAATTTGAAAAAATCAATGCAAAACTTTTAAAAGAATGTAAACAAACATATGCAAATGCTAGAAATTTAGCATCAGGAACAATGCGCCAATTAAATTCTGAAATTGTTTATGAAAGAAATTTGAATGCTTTTATTTATTATGTTGTTGAACCTTTAAAACATAATTTACTAACTTATTCTGATGCAATATTTTTTTTAAAAAATAATAATTTTCCTGTCAATAATGAAGGAAAACAATTTCAAACAATTCATGAATGTTATCAGTTTATTAAAAATATAGAAACTCAAAAAAATACTTGGAATTATGATGTTGATGGAATAGTTGTAAAGTTAGAACAGTTTAACTACTATGATGAGTTAGGTTTTACAAGTAAATTTCCTCATAGTGCAATTGCTTTTAAATATGACGATGAAATTGCACAAACAAAATTGCTAAATATTTTTCCAACTGTGGGTCGAACAGGAATTATTACATATAATGCAAAATTAGAACCAGTATTTATTAATGGAACAATTGTATCGGCTGCGACTTTGCATAATTATACTTACATTGAAAAATTAAAAATTTCTATTAATGATATTGTAAAAATTAAAAAAGCAGGTGAAATCATTCCTAAAGTTGTCGCTTCATTAGCATCACGAGATCAAACAACATACCAAAGAATTGATTTTTGTCCTTCTTGTAATTCTCAATTAATTTTAAGTGAAACACACATCGATCAATTTTGTACTAATTCAGAATGCCCTGAAGTAAATATCAAAAAAATCATTCATTTTATTTCAAAATCAGGGCTAAATATTGAAGGTATCGGTGAAAAACAAGTTAGATTATTTTTTAAACATAATTTTTTACAAAATCCAATAGATATTTTTAATTTAGAAAAATACAAAAAAGATATTTTAAAATTAGAAGGATTTCAAAAAAAATCGGTTAATAATATTTTAGAGGCAATTCAAAAAGCTAAAACAACAAAATTATCTTCATTATTATCTGCTTTAGGAATTAAATATATTGGTGCTAGAACAGCAAAATTTCTGGCAAATAAAATCCCAAAATTAGCTGATTATTTAACTTTTGACTTTAATAATTTAATCAATGAAAAAGATATTGGTCCTAAAACTATTACAGGATTAAAAGATTTTTTTACAAATGAAGTAAATAAAAAAATATGACTAAAAATACAAGAAATTGATTGAAATTTTGAAGAATATATCAAAAATAATTCTCAAAAATTAACTGGTATTACTTTTGTAATTACAGGAACTTTGCAACAAACTCGTAAAACAATTCAAGAGTTTTTAGAATCTCATGGAGCTAAAATTAGTTCTACAATTTCTAAAAATACAAATTATCTAATTTATGGACTAAATCCAGGATCAAAACTAGCTAAAGCTAATGAATTAAGCATAAAAACACTAAGTGAAATTGAATATATGGAATTTATTGATAAATTACTTAAATAA
- a CDS encoding alpha/beta hydrolase → MINQKIDILGEKINYIFEDNKRPKILFLHGFFSNYKFANEIYNNVNRNFDIVAFDFPGCGSSSYNNDLTIDFYQKIALAFVEHFQLKNFYIVAHSLGAASAVYVASKVSVKKIFLGAPINYNLINHSAEHAANIKKWLLPTNIEEAIESTKKLVKNKNNFFEQNIANTAKHFLKLVNLRRNIFQKMLDKEIISQEYLEKNLKPLYEKVIDKCIFANGLEDNFVQFDAVYSIAKEFNAPLYPIENCGHAIFYEQNEKIYNLIQKMVDEKI, encoded by the coding sequence ATGATAAATCAAAAAATAGATATTCTAGGCGAAAAAATAAATTATATTTTTGAAGATAACAAAAGACCGAAAATTTTATTTTTACATGGCTTTTTCTCAAATTACAAATTTGCTAATGAAATTTATAATAATGTAAATAGAAATTTTGATATTGTAGCTTTTGACTTTCCAGGTTGCGGCTCAAGTAGTTATAACAATGATTTAACAATTGATTTTTATCAAAAAATTGCTTTAGCTTTTGTTGAACATTTTCAATTAAAAAATTTTTATATAGTAGCTCACTCTTTAGGAGCAGCTAGTGCTGTTTATGTAGCTTCAAAAGTTTCTGTAAAAAAAATATTTTTAGGAGCACCAATCAATTATAACTTGATTAATCACAGTGCAGAGCATGCGGCAAATATTAAAAAATGGTTATTACCAACAAACATTGAAGAAGCTATTGAAAGCACAAAAAAATTAGTTAAAAATAAAAATAATTTTTTTGAACAAAATATTGCAAATACAGCAAAACATTTCCTAAAATTAGTTAATTTAAGGAGAAATATCTTTCAAAAAATGTTAGATAAAGAAATTATCTCACAAGAATACTTAGAAAAAAATTTAAAGCCTTTGTATGAAAAAGTAATTGATAAATGTATTTTTGCTAATGGTTTAGAAGATAATTTTGTCCAATTTGATGCAGTTTATAGTATTGCTAAAGAATTTAATGCTCCACTTTATCCAATAGAAAATTGTGGTCACGCAATTTTCTATGAACAAAATGAAAAAATATACAATCTAATACAAAAAATGGTTGATGAAAAAATTTAA
- a CDS encoding lipoate--protein ligase yields the protein MKIYLSKTHTPYFNLVLEEIILKDPDLDEDVIMLYQHSNAVIIGRNQNTHQEVKIDAVKRDNVEIARRLSGGGAVYHDLGNINFSFITNKNDHGYEKFLGPIIEFLKTLGLDARFKGRNDLEVNGAKVSGNAQYIYKNRMFHHGTILFNANLAKLGEYLVPSKLKIVSKGIESIRQRVTNIIDELETKITSEEFLNKLVDFLIQKYNAQYLEIKDDYLKQIPIIAELRQSEAWIYGSNPPFNFSNIAKFDKGILQVKVEVEKNVIKNINFEGDFLSRKDTSEIVDLFIGVAYDKDKISSILDKINLDDYFGGIDKEEILKLLFE from the coding sequence ATGAAAATTTATTTAAGTAAAACACACACACCATATTTTAATTTAGTTTTAGAAGAAATTATTCTAAAGGATCCAGATTTAGATGAAGATGTTATTATGCTTTACCAACATTCAAATGCAGTAATTATTGGAAGAAATCAAAATACTCATCAAGAAGTAAAAATAGATGCAGTTAAAAGAGACAATGTAGAAATTGCAAGACGTCTTTCAGGTGGCGGAGCAGTTTATCATGATTTAGGAAACATTAATTTTTCATTTATTACCAACAAAAATGACCATGGATATGAAAAATTTTTAGGACCTATAATTGAATTTTTAAAAACTTTAGGGTTAGATGCAAGATTCAAAGGAAGAAATGACTTAGAAGTTAACGGAGCTAAAGTTTCAGGAAATGCACAGTATATTTACAAAAATCGAATGTTTCATCATGGCACAATTTTGTTTAATGCTAATTTAGCAAAATTGGGTGAATATTTAGTTCCCTCAAAGCTAAAAATTGTATCAAAGGGAATTGAAAGTATTCGCCAAAGAGTAACTAATATTATTGATGAATTAGAAACTAAAATTACTAGTGAAGAATTTTTAAATAAATTAGTCGATTTTTTAATACAGAAATATAATGCTCAATATTTAGAAATTAAAGATGATTATTTAAAACAAATTCCTATAATTGCTGAACTGCGCCAAAGTGAAGCATGAATTTATGGATCTAATCCACCTTTTAACTTTAGTAATATTGCAAAATTTGATAAAGGCATTTTACAAGTAAAAGTTGAAGTAGAAAAAAATGTGATTAAAAATATCAATTTTGAAGGAGATTTCTTATCAAGAAAAGATACTTCAGAAATTGTTGATTTATTTATAGGTGTAGCATATGATAAAGATAAAATTAGTTCTATTTTGGACAAAATTAATTTAGATGATTATTTTGGCGGAATTGACAAAGAAGAAATTTTAAAATTATTATTTGAGTAG
- the secG gene encoding preprotein translocase subunit SecG, which yields MITLLTAIMVFLAVIIIIISFLMAPDSNSFSGALVGSSDLDLFKVSKEQGYKKVLKILMFTAGIFLFVFAIVIRLFY from the coding sequence ATGATCACACTTCTAACGGCCATAATGGTGTTTCTTGCAGTTATTATTATCATTATTTCTTTTTTGATGGCTCCTGACTCAAACAGTTTTTCAGGTGCTTTAGTAGGATCTAGTGATTTAGATTTATTCAAAGTTTCAAAAGAACAAGGGTATAAAAAAGTTTTAAAAATTTTAATGTTTACAGCAGGAATTTTTCTTTTTGTGTTTGCTATAGTTATTAGATTATTTTATTAA
- a CDS encoding FAD-dependent oxidoreductase, whose translation MRIISIGANHAGTSFLRTLSKLSKEHEIVAYDSNTDISFLGCGIALWVGGEFEEPSGLFYSNVEELKSLGIDVKLQHKVISLDHKNKTVVVKNLVTGEEFQDKYDKLVFAGGTWPIVPPFEGVQLKNILLSKTFTHAKEIKKQALNPEVKEVVVIGAGYIGIELVEAFHKYNKKVTLVDMQERIIPNYFDEEFTTKVEQKMVQEGIKLQLGEKVVKFNSEDGEHVSSVVTDKGEYKAQLVILAIGFKPNTELLEGFDKLKNGAVKVDQFQRTLTDKDVYAIGDSAALRHNSIEDYAHVALATNAVKTGIVTAFHVSGKELPFPGVQGTNAIHVFGFNYASTGFSVHGCQQNPELQNVEAASYVEDWDRNEFMQEKYRVWFKLTYDKNTLRILGAQIGSEGVSHTEVMYALSLAIQQKLTLPDLALMDYYFLPHYNKPFNFIITSALNALGLKY comes from the coding sequence ATGAGAATTATTTCAATTGGTGCAAACCATGCTGGTACTTCATTTCTGAGGACACTTTCAAAGTTATCGAAAGAACATGAAATTGTTGCATATGATAGCAATACAGACATTTCATTTTTAGGATGTGGTATTGCTTTATGAGTAGGTGGAGAATTCGAAGAGCCATCAGGCTTATTCTACTCAAATGTTGAAGAATTAAAATCACTAGGTATTGATGTTAAATTACAACACAAAGTAATTTCATTAGACCATAAAAATAAAACTGTTGTAGTAAAAAATCTTGTAACTGGTGAAGAATTTCAAGATAAATATGACAAACTAGTTTTTGCAGGTGGAACATGACCAATTGTGCCACCATTTGAAGGTGTACAATTAAAAAATATTTTACTTTCAAAAACTTTTACACATGCAAAAGAAATTAAAAAGCAAGCATTAAACCCAGAAGTGAAAGAAGTTGTTGTTATTGGAGCTGGATATATCGGAATTGAATTAGTTGAAGCTTTTCATAAATACAACAAAAAAGTAACTTTAGTGGATATGCAAGAAAGAATTATTCCTAATTATTTTGATGAAGAATTCACAACAAAAGTAGAACAAAAAATGGTTCAAGAAGGAATTAAATTACAGCTAGGAGAAAAAGTTGTTAAATTTAATTCTGAAGATGGTGAACACGTTTCTTCTGTTGTAACTGATAAAGGCGAATACAAAGCACAATTAGTAATTTTAGCAATTGGCTTTAAACCAAATACAGAATTATTAGAAGGATTTGACAAACTAAAAAACGGAGCTGTTAAAGTTGATCAATTTCAAAGAACACTAACTGATAAAGATGTTTATGCAATCGGTGATTCAGCAGCTTTAAGACATAACTCAATTGAAGATTACGCACACGTTGCACTTGCAACCAATGCTGTTAAAACAGGTATTGTTACTGCATTTCATGTTTCAGGAAAAGAATTACCATTTCCAGGAGTCCAAGGAACAAACGCCATCCACGTATTCGGATTTAATTATGCTTCAACTGGTTTTTCAGTTCATGGTTGTCAACAAAACCCAGAACTTCAAAATGTAGAAGCTGCTTCATATGTAGAAGACTGAGATAGAAATGAATTTATGCAGGAAAAATATCGTGTATGATTCAAATTAACTTATGATAAAAACACATTAAGAATTTTAGGGGCTCAAATCGGTTCAGAAGGCGTAAGCCACACTGAAGTAATGTATGCTTTATCATTGGCAATTCAACAAAAATTGACCCTTCCTGATTTAGCTTTAATGGATTATTATTTCTTACCACACTACAATAAACCATTTAATTTTATTATTACATCAGCACTAAATGCCTTAGGTTTAAAATACTAA
- a CDS encoding energy-coupling factor transporter ATPase, whose protein sequence is MQINTKNIVKVYDKGLKTEFNAIDDVTAEIKQGEFIAIIGQTGSGKTTFIEHLNSLLVPDKGQVEYFYRDLDKKTKEEINVYKIVKKKFFQKIKKIKEIRRRVGIVFQFAEYQLFESTVEKDIMFGPLSMGVSKEEAQERAKKYIELVGLSEDFLKKNPLNLSGGQKRRVAIAGILSMEPDILIFDEPTAGLDPFGIHQTLETFDKIHKLGKTIIMVTHDLDNVLEWTKRVIVFKKGKIIKDGPTYDVLEDVDFLAKNNMKPPKILAFRDTLKQKGIDLGKVKSISEMANKITGYLKTKIKNKK, encoded by the coding sequence ATGCAAATAAATACTAAAAATATTGTAAAAGTTTATGATAAAGGTTTAAAAACTGAATTCAATGCTATTGATGATGTTACTGCTGAAATTAAACAAGGCGAATTTATTGCAATCATCGGTCAAACTGGTAGTGGAAAAACTACTTTTATTGAACATTTAAATTCACTATTAGTTCCTGATAAAGGACAAGTGGAATATTTTTATCGTGATTTAGATAAAAAAACTAAAGAAGAAATTAATGTATATAAAATTGTCAAAAAGAAATTTTTTCAAAAAATAAAAAAAATCAAAGAAATTCGTCGCCGTGTAGGAATTGTTTTTCAATTTGCTGAATATCAACTTTTTGAATCAACTGTTGAAAAGGATATTATGTTTGGTCCTTTGTCAATGGGAGTATCAAAAGAAGAAGCTCAAGAACGAGCTAAAAAATACATTGAATTAGTTGGCTTAAGTGAAGATTTTTTAAAGAAAAATCCTTTAAATTTGTCAGGTGGACAAAAAAGAAGAGTGGCTATCGCCGGTATTTTATCAATGGAACCTGACATCCTGATTTTTGACGAACCCACTGCTGGTTTAGATCCTTTTGGGATTCATCAAACATTAGAAACTTTTGATAAAATTCACAAGTTAGGAAAAACCATTATTATGGTAACCCATGATTTAGATAATGTTTTAGAATGAACAAAAAGAGTAATTGTTTTTAAAAAGGGTAAAATTATTAAAGATGGTCCAACATATGATGTTTTAGAAGACGTAGATTTTCTAGCAAAAAATAATATGAAGCCGCCAAAAATTTTAGCTTTTAGAGATACCTTAAAACAAAAAGGAATAGATCTTGGAAAGGTTAAATCTATTAGTGAAATGGCAAACAAAATTACAGGATATTTAAAAACAAAAATTAAAAATAAAAAATAA
- the trmD gene encoding tRNA (guanosine(37)-N1)-methyltransferase TrmD translates to MKINFLTLFPNYFEAFKNESIIAKAIEKKIIEINVINIRDFSQNKHRKVDDEIYGGGHGLLMTIEPIFLALKKLQGKKIVLSPQGKTFTQSDANRLSKEAEITLIAGRYEGFDERIIDHLIDEEISIGDYVLTGGELPAMVVADAIIRLVEGVIKKESYQFDSFQNEGLLDYPQYTRPRDFNGMKVPEVLFNGNHKEIEVWRKEQQWKKTQKNRPDIIERIKNAK, encoded by the coding sequence ATGAAAATTAATTTTTTAACATTATTTCCAAATTATTTTGAAGCTTTTAAAAATGAATCAATTATTGCTAAAGCAATTGAAAAAAAAATAATTGAAATAAATGTTATAAATATTCGTGATTTTAGTCAAAATAAACACAGAAAAGTTGATGATGAAATTTATGGTGGTGGTCATGGACTTTTGATGACAATTGAACCAATTTTTTTAGCTTTAAAAAAGCTTCAAGGAAAAAAAATTGTTTTATCACCGCAAGGAAAAACTTTTACACAAAGTGATGCAAATCGTTTATCAAAAGAAGCAGAAATTACTTTAATAGCTGGACGCTATGAAGGTTTTGATGAAAGAATTATTGATCATTTGATAGACGAAGAAATTTCTATAGGTGATTATGTATTAACTGGCGGAGAATTACCCGCTATGGTTGTAGCTGATGCCATTATTCGTTTAGTAGAAGGTGTAATTAAAAAAGAATCATATCAATTTGATTCTTTTCAAAACGAAGGCTTACTCGATTACCCTCAGTATACAAGACCTAGAGATTTTAACGGAATGAAAGTTCCTGAAGTTCTTTTCAATGGTAATCACAAAGAAATTGAAGTCTGAAGAAAAGAACAACAATGAAAAAAAACGCAAAAAAATAGGCCTGATATTATTGAAAGGATTAAAAATGCAAAATAG
- the rpsP gene encoding 30S ribosomal protein S16, producing the protein MVKIRLKRLGSKYNPFYKLVAADARSPRDGRFIEMLGYYNPKSKELKLEKELILKWLGDGAVPTDSAKKLLRKESLIETFVRTK; encoded by the coding sequence ATGGTCAAAATTAGATTAAAACGTCTTGGAAGTAAATATAATCCATTTTATAAATTAGTAGCTGCAGATGCCCGTTCACCTAGAGACGGAAGATTTATTGAAATGCTAGGATATTACAATCCTAAAAGTAAAGAATTAAAACTTGAAAAAGAATTAATTCTAAAATGACTTGGAGATGGTGCAGTTCCAACCGATTCAGCTAAAAAACTTTTAAGAAAAGAATCATTAATTGAAACATTTGTTAGAACTAAATAA